The following proteins come from a genomic window of Enterobacter chengduensis:
- a CDS encoding L-ribulose-5-phosphate 3-epimerase: MLSKQVPLGIYEKALPAGECWLERLRLAKQLGFDFVEMSVDETDERLSRLDWSREQRLALVSAIAETGVRVPSMCLSAHRRFPLGSEDDAARAQGLEIMRKAIRFAQDVGIRVIQLAGYDVYYQDANDETRRRFRDGLKESVEMASRAQVTLAMEIMDYPLMNSISKALGYAHYLNNPWFQLYPDIGNLSAWDNDVQMELQAGIGHIVAVHVKDTRPGVFKNVPFGTGVVDFERCFETLRQTGYCGPYLIEMWSETSDDPAAEVARARDWVRERMARAGLLEAEHA, from the coding sequence ATGTTGTCAAAACAGGTCCCGCTTGGCATCTATGAAAAGGCACTCCCTGCGGGGGAGTGCTGGCTGGAGCGGTTACGGCTGGCAAAACAGCTGGGTTTCGATTTTGTCGAAATGTCCGTGGATGAGACGGACGAGCGTCTCTCTCGCCTCGACTGGAGCCGCGAGCAGCGCCTGGCGCTGGTGAGCGCCATTGCCGAAACGGGCGTGCGCGTGCCGTCCATGTGCCTGAGCGCCCATCGCCGTTTTCCGCTCGGTAGCGAAGACGATGCCGCGCGCGCGCAGGGGCTGGAGATCATGCGTAAAGCCATCCGCTTTGCGCAGGATGTCGGTATCCGCGTGATTCAGCTGGCGGGGTATGACGTTTACTATCAGGACGCCAACGATGAAACGCGCCGTCGTTTCCGTGACGGCCTGAAAGAGAGCGTAGAGATGGCAAGCCGCGCGCAGGTGACGCTGGCGATGGAGATCATGGACTACCCGCTGATGAACTCCATCAGCAAGGCGCTGGGCTACGCGCACTATCTGAACAACCCGTGGTTCCAGCTTTATCCCGATATCGGCAACCTGTCGGCATGGGATAACGACGTGCAGATGGAGCTGCAGGCGGGCATCGGGCATATCGTGGCGGTGCATGTTAAAGATACCCGTCCTGGCGTGTTTAAAAACGTACCGTTCGGCACCGGGGTGGTGGATTTCGAACGGTGCTTCGAGACGCTCAGGCAGACAGGCTATTGCGGGCCGTACCTGATTGAGATGTGGAGCGAAACGTCAGACGACCCGGCTGCGGAAGTGGCCAGGGCGCGGGACTGGGTGCGCGAGCGTATGGCGCGGGCGGGGCTGCTGGAGGCTGAACATGCTTAA
- a CDS encoding L-ribulose-5-phosphate 4-epimerase, whose translation MLKLKQQVFEANMDLPRYGLVTFTWGNVSAIDRERGVIVIKPSGVAYETMKVDDMVVVDLEGNVVKGQWRPSSDTATHLALYRRYPSLGGVVHTHSTHATAWAQAGLAIPALGTTHADYFFGDIPCTRALTQDEVEGEYELNTGRVIIETLGEAEPLHTPGIVVYQHGPFSWGKDAHDAVHNAVVMEEVARMAWIARDINPQLQGIDDYLMNKHFMRKHGPNAYYGQK comes from the coding sequence ATGCTTAAGCTTAAACAGCAGGTCTTTGAGGCCAACATGGATCTGCCGCGCTACGGGCTGGTGACGTTCACCTGGGGTAACGTCAGCGCGATTGATCGTGAACGCGGCGTCATCGTCATCAAGCCCAGCGGCGTGGCGTATGAGACCATGAAGGTCGACGATATGGTTGTCGTGGACCTCGAAGGAAACGTCGTCAAGGGGCAGTGGCGTCCTTCTTCGGATACCGCTACCCATCTGGCGCTTTATCGACGTTATCCCTCCCTCGGTGGGGTAGTGCATACGCACTCCACCCATGCCACCGCCTGGGCACAGGCAGGGCTTGCCATCCCGGCGCTGGGCACGACCCACGCGGACTACTTCTTTGGCGATATCCCCTGCACGCGCGCATTAACGCAGGATGAAGTCGAAGGCGAGTACGAGCTCAACACCGGCAGGGTGATTATCGAAACGCTGGGTGAGGCAGAACCGCTGCATACGCCGGGGATTGTGGTGTATCAGCACGGTCCGTTCTCCTGGGGAAAAGATGCCCACGACGCCGTCCATAATGCGGTCGTCATGGAGGAAGTGGCCCGCATGGCGTGGATTGCCCGCGACATCAACCCGCAGCTTCAGGGCATTGATGATTACCTGATGAACAAGCATTTCATGCGCAAGCACGGCCCGAATGCCTACTACGGGCAGAAGTGA
- the yjfY gene encoding DUF1471 family protein YjfY, with the protein MKKIALAIMAALLLSANAMAAIKIDGRQARNMDDVQSLGVIYINHNFATESEADQALNKETDAQGAAYYHVMLIREPGSNGNMHASADIYR; encoded by the coding sequence ATGAAAAAAATCGCATTAGCCATAATGGCGGCGCTTTTGCTCAGTGCAAACGCGATGGCAGCCATCAAGATAGACGGCCGACAGGCCAGAAACATGGATGATGTGCAAAGCTTGGGCGTCATTTACATCAATCATAATTTCGCCACAGAAAGTGAAGCAGATCAGGCACTAAACAAAGAAACCGATGCACAGGGCGCAGCCTATTATCACGTGATGTTAATCCGTGAGCCCGGCAGCAACGGCAATATGCACGCCAGTGCAGATATTTACCGATAA
- the rpsF gene encoding 30S ribosomal protein S6 yields MRHYEIVFMVHPDQSEQVPGMIERYTGAITAAAGTIHRLEDWGRRQLAYPINKLHKAHYVLLNVEAPQEVIDELETNFRFNDAVIRSMVMRTKHAVTEASPMVKAKDERRERRDDFANETADDSDAGDSEE; encoded by the coding sequence ATGCGTCATTACGAAATCGTTTTTATGGTCCATCCTGACCAGAGCGAACAGGTTCCGGGTATGATCGAGCGCTACACTGGTGCAATCACTGCAGCAGCGGGCACGATCCACCGTCTGGAAGACTGGGGCCGCCGTCAGCTGGCTTATCCGATCAACAAACTGCACAAAGCTCACTACGTTCTGCTGAACGTTGAAGCGCCGCAGGAAGTGATCGATGAGCTGGAAACTAACTTCCGCTTCAACGATGCCGTTATCCGCAGCATGGTTATGCGTACTAAACACGCAGTTACCGAAGCATCTCCGATGGTTAAAGCGAAAGACGAGCGCCGTGAGCGTCGCGATGATTTCGCAAACGAAACCGCAGATGATTCTGATGCTGGGGATTCTGAAGAGTAA
- the priB gene encoding primosomal replication protein N — translation MTNRLALSGIVCRAPLRKVSPSGIPHCQFVLEHRSVQEEAGFHRQAWCQMPVIISGHENQAITHSLTVGSAVIVQGFISCHKAKNGLSKMVLHAEQIDLIDSGD, via the coding sequence ATGACCAACCGTCTGGCGTTGTCCGGCATCGTATGCAGGGCTCCCCTTCGAAAGGTCAGTCCATCAGGAATTCCGCATTGCCAGTTCGTGCTTGAGCATCGTTCTGTGCAAGAGGAAGCCGGGTTTCACCGGCAGGCGTGGTGCCAAATGCCCGTTATTATTAGCGGACACGAAAACCAGGCCATTACTCACAGTTTAACGGTCGGTAGTGCAGTAATCGTTCAGGGGTTCATCTCTTGCCACAAGGCAAAGAACGGCCTGAGCAAAATGGTTCTGCATGCCGAGCAGATTGATTTGATAGATTCTGGAGACTAG
- the rpsR gene encoding 30S ribosomal protein S18, producing the protein MARYFRRRKFCRFTAEGVQEIDYKDIATLKNYITESGKIVPSRITGTRAKYQRQLARAIKRARYLSLLPYTDRHQ; encoded by the coding sequence ATGGCACGTTATTTCCGTCGTCGCAAGTTCTGCCGTTTCACCGCGGAAGGCGTTCAAGAGATCGACTATAAAGATATCGCAACGCTGAAAAACTACATCACCGAAAGCGGTAAGATTGTCCCAAGCCGTATCACCGGTACTCGTGCAAAATACCAGCGTCAGCTGGCTCGCGCTATCAAACGCGCTCGCTACCTGTCCCTGCTGCCGTACACTGATCGTCATCAGTAA
- the rplI gene encoding 50S ribosomal protein L9 — MQVILLDKVANLGSLGDQVNVKAGYARNFLVPQGKAVPATKKNVEFFEARRAELEAKLADVLAAANARAEAINALGTVTIASKSGDEGKLFGSIGTRDIADAVTAAGVKVAKSEVRLPNGVLRTTGEHEVDFQVHSEVFAKLVVNVVAE; from the coding sequence ATGCAAGTTATTCTGCTTGATAAAGTAGCAAACCTGGGCAGCCTGGGTGATCAGGTTAACGTTAAAGCGGGCTACGCTCGTAACTTCCTGGTTCCACAGGGTAAAGCTGTTCCAGCTACCAAGAAAAACGTAGAGTTTTTCGAAGCACGTCGCGCTGAACTGGAAGCCAAACTGGCTGACGTTCTGGCGGCTGCTAACGCTCGCGCTGAAGCAATCAACGCACTGGGCACCGTTACCATCGCGTCCAAATCTGGCGACGAAGGTAAACTGTTCGGTTCCATCGGTACCCGCGATATCGCTGATGCAGTAACTGCTGCAGGCGTTAAAGTGGCTAAGAGCGAAGTTCGTCTGCCGAACGGCGTTCTGCGTACCACTGGTGAGCACGAAGTTGACTTCCAGGTTCACAGCGAAGTGTTCGCTAAACTGGTTGTTAACGTTGTAGCTGAGTAA
- a CDS encoding OapA family protein — MPGRIELKPTLAKIWQAPDNFRIMDPLPPLHRRGIIIGALMVIVGFLLPSGGDDVDTAPVTRNAQLDIQSQTRPQPDAQPMQTQLVTPSNDPGQVAPVEPEPIQDEQPQDQAAAPSQPQAQQPTGIEQQWRSYRVEPGKTLAQLFRDHNLPPTDVYAMAKVEGAGKPLSNLQNGQMVQIRQNASGVVTGLTIDTGNGQQVLFTRQPDGSFIRAR, encoded by the coding sequence ATGCCCGGGCGAATTGAACTGAAACCTACCCTGGCGAAAATCTGGCAGGCGCCGGACAATTTTCGCATCATGGACCCGCTGCCTCCTCTGCATCGCAGAGGGATCATCATTGGCGCGCTGATGGTGATTGTGGGCTTCCTGCTTCCTTCCGGCGGTGATGATGTTGATACCGCCCCCGTCACCCGCAATGCCCAACTGGACATTCAGTCGCAGACGCGGCCGCAGCCTGACGCCCAGCCGATGCAGACGCAGCTCGTCACCCCGTCTAACGATCCGGGTCAGGTGGCGCCGGTTGAGCCAGAACCCATTCAGGATGAACAGCCGCAGGATCAGGCCGCTGCCCCCTCTCAGCCTCAGGCGCAACAGCCCACCGGCATTGAGCAACAGTGGCGTTCCTATCGCGTAGAGCCGGGCAAAACCCTGGCGCAGCTGTTCCGCGATCACAACCTGCCGCCCACCGACGTGTATGCCATGGCGAAAGTGGAAGGTGCGGGTAAGCCGCTCAGTAACCTGCAAAATGGTCAGATGGTACAGATTCGCCAGAATGCCAGCGGTGTGGTGACGGGGTTAACGATTGATACCGGAAATGGACAACAGGTGCTGTTTACCCGTCAGCCGGACGGCAGTTTCATCAGGGCGCGTTAA
- the fklB gene encoding FKBP-type peptidyl-prolyl cis-trans isomerase produces the protein MTTPTFDTIEAQASYGIGLQVGQQLSESGLEGLLPEALVAGIADALEGKQPAVPVDVVHRALREIHERADAVRRARFEEMAAEGVKYLEENREREGVNSTESGLQFRVINQGDGAIPARTDHVRVHYTGKLIDGTVFDSSVARGEPAEFPVNGVIAGWIEALTLMPVGSKWELTIPHNLAYGERGAGASIPPFSTLVFEVELLEIL, from the coding sequence ATGACCACCCCGACTTTTGACACTATCGAAGCGCAGGCAAGTTACGGTATCGGCTTGCAGGTAGGACAGCAGCTGAGCGAATCCGGCCTGGAAGGTCTGTTACCTGAAGCGCTGGTGGCGGGTATCGCTGACGCGCTGGAAGGCAAACAGCCTGCCGTGCCGGTTGACGTCGTGCACCGCGCGCTGCGTGAAATCCACGAACGTGCTGACGCCGTGCGTCGTGCGCGCTTTGAAGAGATGGCCGCCGAAGGTGTGAAATATCTGGAAGAGAACCGCGAGCGTGAAGGCGTGAACAGCACCGAATCCGGCCTGCAGTTCCGCGTGATCAACCAGGGCGACGGCGCTATCCCGGCGCGTACCGACCACGTTCGCGTACACTACACCGGCAAGCTGATCGACGGTACCGTGTTCGACAGCTCCGTAGCGCGCGGCGAGCCGGCAGAGTTCCCGGTCAACGGCGTTATCGCAGGCTGGATCGAAGCGCTGACTCTGATGCCGGTGGGTTCCAAATGGGAGCTGACCATCCCGCACAACCTGGCCTACGGCGAGCGCGGCGCTGGCGCGTCCATCCCGCCATTCAGCACCCTGGTGTTTGAAGTCGAGCTGCTGGAAATCCTGTAA
- the cycA gene encoding D-serine/D-alanine/glycine transporter, giving the protein MVDQVKVVAGEEASSEQSLRRNLTNRHIQLIAIGGAIGTGLFMGSGKTISLAGPSIIFVYMIIGFMLFFVMRAMGELLLSNLEYKSFSDFASDLLGPWAGYFTGWTYWFCWVVTGMADVVAITAYAQFWFPGLSDWVASLAVIVLLLSLNLATVKMFGEMEFWFAMIKIVAIVGLIVVGLVMVLTHFQSPTGVQASFTHLWNDGGWFPKGISGFFAGFQIAVFAFVGIELVGTTAAETKDPEKSLPRAINSIPVRIIMFYVFALIIIMSVTPWSSVVPSKSPFVELFVLVGLPAAASLINFVVLTSAASSANSGVFSTSRMLFGLAQEGVAPSAFAKLSKRAVPAKGLTFSCMCLLGGVVMLYVNPSVIGAFTMITTVSAILFMFVWTIILCSYLVYRKQRPHLHEKSIYKMPLGKLMCWVCMAFFVFVLVLLTLEDDTRQALIVTPLWFIALGLGWVFIGKKRMAGMR; this is encoded by the coding sequence ATGGTAGATCAGGTCAAAGTCGTCGCCGGCGAAGAGGCGTCGTCTGAACAGTCGCTACGGCGCAATCTCACAAACCGTCATATTCAGCTTATTGCGATTGGGGGTGCCATCGGTACCGGGCTGTTTATGGGGTCAGGCAAAACCATCAGTCTCGCCGGGCCGTCAATCATATTCGTTTATATGATTATCGGTTTTATGCTGTTCTTCGTGATGCGTGCGATGGGTGAACTGCTGCTCTCGAACCTCGAATACAAATCCTTCAGCGACTTCGCGTCTGACCTGCTCGGGCCGTGGGCGGGCTATTTCACCGGCTGGACCTACTGGTTCTGCTGGGTCGTTACCGGCATGGCGGACGTCGTGGCGATTACCGCCTACGCGCAGTTCTGGTTCCCGGGGCTGTCGGACTGGGTCGCCTCGCTGGCGGTCATCGTTCTGCTGCTGAGCCTTAACCTCGCCACCGTTAAAATGTTCGGCGAGATGGAGTTCTGGTTCGCGATGATCAAAATCGTGGCCATTGTCGGCCTCATCGTCGTGGGCCTGGTGATGGTGCTCACCCACTTCCAGTCGCCAACCGGCGTTCAGGCGTCGTTTACCCATCTGTGGAATGACGGCGGCTGGTTCCCGAAGGGCATCAGCGGCTTCTTTGCCGGCTTCCAGATTGCGGTGTTCGCGTTTGTGGGGATTGAGCTTGTCGGAACGACCGCTGCGGAAACCAAAGATCCGGAGAAGTCCCTCCCGCGCGCCATCAACTCTATTCCGGTGCGTATCATCATGTTCTACGTCTTCGCGCTGATCATCATCATGTCCGTGACGCCGTGGAGTTCGGTGGTGCCAAGCAAGAGCCCGTTCGTTGAGCTGTTCGTGCTGGTAGGCCTGCCTGCCGCCGCGAGCCTGATTAACTTCGTGGTGCTGACCTCTGCTGCCTCGTCTGCCAACAGCGGCGTATTCTCCACCAGCCGTATGCTGTTTGGCCTTGCGCAGGAAGGCGTGGCGCCGAGCGCGTTCGCCAAGCTCTCTAAGCGTGCGGTACCGGCAAAAGGGTTGACCTTCTCCTGCATGTGCCTGCTGGGCGGCGTGGTGATGCTTTACGTGAACCCAAGCGTGATTGGCGCCTTCACCATGATTACCACGGTCTCTGCGATCCTGTTTATGTTCGTCTGGACCATCATCCTCTGTTCATACCTGGTGTACCGCAAGCAGCGCCCACACCTGCATGAGAAGTCGATCTACAAGATGCCGCTGGGCAAGCTGATGTGCTGGGTGTGCATGGCGTTCTTCGTCTTCGTGCTGGTGCTGCTGACGCTGGAAGATGATACCCGTCAGGCGCTGATCGTTACGCCGCTGTGGTTTATCGCGCTGGGGCTGGGCTGGGTGTTTATCGGTAAGAAACGGATGGCAGGCATGCGTTAA
- the ytfE gene encoding iron-sulfur cluster repair protein YtfE: MAFRDQPLGELALSIPRASALFRKYDMDYCCGGKQTLTRAASRKELDVEVIEAELAQLVGQPVDKDWRTAPLADIIDRIIVRYHDRHREQLPELILQATKVERVHADKPSVPRGLAKYLTLLHEELSSHMMKEEQILFPMIKQGMGSQAMGPISVMEREHDDAGELLEVIKHITNNVTPPPEACTTWKAMYNGINETIDDLMEHISLENNVLFPRALAGE, translated from the coding sequence ATGGCCTTTCGCGACCAACCCCTTGGCGAGCTGGCGCTCTCCATTCCTCGCGCTTCTGCGCTGTTCCGTAAGTACGATATGGATTACTGCTGCGGCGGTAAGCAAACCCTGACGCGTGCGGCCTCACGCAAGGAACTGGACGTTGAGGTGATTGAAGCCGAGCTGGCGCAGCTTGTCGGGCAGCCCGTCGACAAAGACTGGCGAACCGCTCCGCTCGCGGACATCATCGATCGCATCATCGTGCGATACCACGACCGCCACCGGGAGCAACTGCCGGAGCTGATCCTGCAGGCGACCAAGGTCGAGCGCGTTCACGCCGACAAACCTTCCGTTCCGCGCGGTCTGGCGAAGTACCTGACCCTGCTGCACGAAGAGCTTTCCAGCCACATGATGAAGGAAGAGCAGATCCTCTTCCCGATGATTAAACAGGGAATGGGCAGCCAGGCGATGGGGCCGATTAGCGTGATGGAACGCGAGCACGATGACGCGGGCGAACTGCTGGAAGTGATCAAACACATCACCAACAACGTCACGCCGCCGCCAGAGGCGTGCACGACGTGGAAAGCAATGTACAACGGCATTAACGAGACGATCGACGACCTGATGGAACACATCAGTCTTGAGAATAACGTTCTGTTTCCGCGGGCATTAGCGGGGGAATAA
- a CDS encoding methyl-accepting chemotaxis protein, whose product MFKRIKVITLLISVLLALGIMQVISAGIFINALNNDKNNFTVSQLSSQNVAEFTDAWISLNQARVTLNRGMLRLQSSMASQINGGQLNELVTTAKNLLAEAQVHYDKYYALPDTPGMDENLTNQLEEQYRIYSATLTQMNVLLSQGNLEDMFKQNAEQKQNAMQKVYREWREAQAALTDKGIRDNESDYKHILWILSAVMLLVIAVIISSWVAMRRVLLLPLEEVINHIRAIAAGDLTQPIQAEGKNEMALLARNVQEMQTSLANTVGVVREGADTIYTGAGEISAGSNDLSSRTEQQAASLEETAASMEQLTATVKQNADNARQASRLALDASSTAKKGGNVVEGVVRTMDEIATSSSKIAQITNVIDGIAFQTNILALNAAVEAARAGEQGRGFAVVAGEVRTLAQRSAQAAKEIKALIDDSGERVNAGSQLVNEAGATMAEIVNAVTRVTDIMGEIASASDEQSRGIDQVGQAVAEMDRVTQQNASLVEESAAAAAALEDQAARLNDAVAVFKITRNQAVKAAPVKTYVPKAQAVAAASEGNWETF is encoded by the coding sequence ATGTTTAAACGTATAAAAGTCATTACCCTTCTGATTTCGGTACTGCTTGCGCTCGGCATCATGCAAGTGATTTCCGCCGGTATCTTTATCAACGCGCTGAATAACGATAAAAACAACTTCACCGTATCGCAGCTCTCCAGCCAGAACGTGGCGGAGTTTACCGATGCGTGGATCAGCCTGAACCAGGCGCGCGTTACCCTGAACCGTGGGATGCTGCGTCTGCAGAGCAGCATGGCCTCTCAAATTAACGGCGGTCAGCTGAACGAGCTGGTGACCACGGCGAAAAACCTGCTGGCTGAAGCCCAGGTCCATTACGATAAATACTATGCCTTACCGGACACGCCGGGCATGGATGAGAACCTGACGAATCAGCTTGAAGAGCAGTACCGCATTTACTCTGCAACGCTGACGCAAATGAACGTTCTGCTGAGCCAGGGCAATCTGGAAGATATGTTCAAGCAGAATGCCGAACAAAAGCAAAACGCGATGCAGAAGGTTTATCGTGAATGGCGTGAAGCGCAGGCCGCGCTCACCGATAAAGGCATTCGGGATAACGAAAGCGATTACAAGCACATCCTGTGGATCCTCTCTGCGGTGATGCTGCTGGTGATTGCGGTGATTATCTCCAGCTGGGTCGCCATGCGCCGCGTGCTGCTGCTGCCGCTGGAGGAGGTGATTAACCATATTCGCGCCATTGCGGCAGGGGATTTAACCCAGCCGATTCAGGCAGAAGGTAAAAATGAAATGGCCCTCCTGGCGCGCAACGTGCAGGAGATGCAAACCTCGCTGGCGAACACCGTGGGCGTGGTGCGTGAAGGTGCCGATACCATCTACACCGGAGCCGGTGAAATCTCCGCGGGCAGCAACGATCTCTCTTCCCGTACCGAGCAGCAGGCCGCCTCTCTGGAAGAGACGGCAGCCAGCATGGAGCAGCTGACGGCCACCGTGAAGCAAAACGCCGATAACGCGCGTCAGGCTTCGCGTCTGGCGCTGGACGCCTCCTCAACGGCGAAGAAGGGCGGTAACGTGGTGGAAGGCGTGGTGCGCACAATGGACGAAATTGCCACCAGCTCCAGCAAAATCGCGCAAATTACTAACGTGATCGACGGCATTGCCTTCCAGACTAACATTCTGGCGCTGAACGCGGCGGTGGAAGCGGCGCGCGCGGGCGAGCAGGGGCGTGGCTTTGCGGTGGTGGCAGGGGAAGTGCGTACCCTTGCCCAGCGCAGCGCCCAGGCGGCGAAAGAGATCAAGGCGCTGATCGACGATTCCGGCGAACGCGTGAACGCGGGCTCGCAGCTAGTTAACGAAGCCGGGGCGACGATGGCAGAGATCGTCAATGCGGTCACGCGCGTCACCGACATCATGGGCGAAATTGCCTCGGCCTCTGACGAGCAGAGCCGCGGTATCGACCAGGTAGGCCAGGCGGTAGCCGAGATGGATCGCGTGACCCAGCAGAACGCCTCGCTGGTGGAGGAGTCTGCCGCGGCGGCAGCGGCGCTGGAAGATCAGGCTGCACGCCTGAACGACGCGGTGGCGGTGTTCAAAATTACCCGCAACCAGGCGGTTAAAGCCGCGCCGGTGAAAACCTATGTGCCAAAAGCGCAGGCCGTAGCGGCGGCGTCTGAAGGGAACTGGGAGACGTTTTAA
- a CDS encoding DMT family transporter — protein sequence MISGVLYALLAGMMWGLIFVGPLIVPEYPAILQSTGRYLALGLIALPLAWLGRARLRQLSRQDWVTALALTMMGNLIYYVCLASAIQRTGAPVSTMIIGTLPVVIPVFANLLYSHRDGKLPWAKMAPALICTAVGLVCVNIAELRHGQADVDPWRYGSGIVLAFISVACWAWYALRNARWLRENPDKHPMMWATAQALVTLPVSVVGYLGACLWLGHQHPDFAQPFGPRPWVFIGLMVAIAVLCSWVGALCWNVASQKLPTVILGPLIVFETLAGLLYTFLMRQSVPPLFTACGIALLVVGVVMAVRAKPEKPRVVPASEV from the coding sequence ATGATTAGTGGTGTGTTGTATGCCCTGCTGGCCGGGATGATGTGGGGGCTGATTTTTGTCGGCCCGCTGATTGTGCCGGAGTACCCGGCAATACTGCAGTCGACCGGGCGCTATCTGGCGCTGGGGCTGATTGCCCTGCCTCTTGCGTGGCTGGGACGCGCGCGCCTGCGTCAGCTCAGCCGTCAGGACTGGGTGACCGCGCTGGCGCTGACCATGATGGGCAATCTTATCTATTACGTTTGCCTCGCGAGTGCTATTCAGCGTACCGGCGCGCCGGTATCGACCATGATCATCGGCACGCTGCCGGTCGTCATCCCCGTCTTTGCTAACCTGCTCTATAGCCACCGCGATGGCAAACTGCCGTGGGCAAAAATGGCCCCAGCGCTGATCTGCACCGCCGTGGGGCTGGTATGCGTCAATATTGCCGAGCTGCGTCACGGGCAGGCAGACGTTGACCCGTGGCGTTACGGCTCCGGCATTGTGCTGGCGTTCATTTCCGTGGCGTGCTGGGCATGGTATGCCCTGCGCAACGCGCGCTGGCTGCGGGAGAACCCGGACAAGCACCCGATGATGTGGGCAACGGCGCAGGCGCTGGTCACGCTGCCCGTTTCAGTCGTGGGGTATCTCGGCGCATGCCTCTGGCTGGGCCATCAGCACCCGGACTTCGCCCAGCCCTTCGGGCCGAGACCGTGGGTGTTTATTGGCCTGATGGTGGCGATTGCGGTGCTGTGTTCCTGGGTGGGCGCGCTGTGCTGGAACGTGGCCAGCCAGAAGCTGCCGACGGTGATCCTGGGGCCGCTGATCGTTTTCGAAACCCTGGCCGGGCTGCTTTATACCTTCCTGATGCGCCAGAGCGTGCCGCCGCTCTTCACGGCCTGCGGGATCGCGCTGCTGGTGGTGGGGGTGGTGATGGCGGTAAGAGCGAAGCCGGAAAAACCGAGGGTTGTTCCGGCATCGGAGGTGTGA
- a CDS encoding AraC family transcriptional regulator produces MQGVPEQFIDERDSARFRHLAQLPGLELYHAHISDYAFEPHTHEAFGIGTIETGAERFRYRGTLHLAAEKSVVTMNPDEIHTGESATEGGWRYRMVYIEPDLLEEVTGLRDWWFSEVTRHDPLRSQQIGRLIYGLWHTDDPLAQKGLLLDLIETFRPFAHHAPVVLEGAHRFERVREYLHDNYMHALTLDELARVVSLSPYHFQRQFKAHFHVTPHQMLMAIRLWRAKAFLTHGMPAAEVAAATGLTDQSHLTRAFTRRYGITPVRYQKQVIRR; encoded by the coding sequence GTGCAAGGCGTACCGGAACAGTTTATTGATGAGAGAGACAGCGCGCGCTTTCGCCATCTGGCGCAGCTGCCGGGCCTGGAGCTGTATCACGCGCATATCTCTGACTACGCCTTTGAGCCCCATACCCATGAAGCCTTCGGGATCGGCACGATTGAAACCGGTGCCGAACGCTTTCGCTACCGCGGTACCCTGCATCTCGCGGCGGAAAAATCCGTCGTCACCATGAACCCGGACGAAATCCATACCGGCGAATCCGCCACCGAAGGCGGCTGGCGCTATCGGATGGTCTATATCGAACCCGATCTGCTGGAAGAGGTGACCGGCCTCCGGGACTGGTGGTTCAGCGAGGTAACCCGTCATGACCCGCTGCGCTCGCAGCAGATCGGCAGGCTCATTTACGGCCTGTGGCACACGGACGATCCGCTTGCGCAAAAGGGATTACTGCTGGATTTGATCGAGACCTTCCGGCCGTTTGCCCATCACGCGCCGGTGGTTCTGGAAGGCGCGCACCGCTTCGAACGGGTCCGTGAGTATCTGCACGACAACTACATGCACGCCCTGACGCTGGACGAGCTGGCCCGCGTCGTGTCGCTCAGCCCGTACCATTTCCAGCGCCAGTTCAAAGCCCATTTTCACGTGACGCCGCACCAGATGCTGATGGCCATTCGCCTGTGGCGCGCCAAAGCGTTCCTCACCCACGGCATGCCCGCTGCCGAAGTGGCTGCCGCGACCGGGCTGACCGACCAGTCGCACCTGACCCGTGCGTTTACCCGCCGCTACGGCATTACCCCCGTGCGTTACCAGAAGCAGGTCATCCGGCGCTAA